The Corynebacterium felinum DNA segment GAGAGTTAATGGTTGCATCAGAAGCCACAACATTGCCATCGCGAACCAGGCGGATAGACGCGCCACGGCGAACCTTGCCCTCTTCCACCTTACAACCAGCGATCAGACCAATTGCGGAAGCCTTGAACAGTGCACGGATCTCGGCGCGACCAACCTCACGCTCCTCGTAGACAGGCTTGAGCATGCCGCGCAGAGCTGCTTCGATCTCCTCCAGTGCACGGTAAATAATCGTGTAGTAGCGAATATCGACGCCCTCGGAGTTGGCCTCCTCGGTAGCCTTGCCTTCGGCGCGCACATTGAACGCAATGATCACAGCGTTGGATGCTGCAGCCAAGGACACGTTGGTCTGGGTAACAGCACCGACACCGCGGTCGATGATGTTCAGCTGAACCTCGTCGTCGACCTCGATCTTGAGCAGCGCCTCTTCCAGTGCTTCCACGGAACCAGCATTGTCGCCCTTGAGGATGAGGTTGAGGGTGGAGTGTTCCTTCAACACAGCATCCAGATCCTCCAGGGAGACGCGCTTGCGGGTCTTCGCAGCCAAGGCGTTACGCTTGCGGGCGTTACGCTGGTTAGCAATCTGACGTGCAACGCGGTCGTCTTCCACAACCAGCAGGTTGTCGCCGGCGCCTGGGACGCCGTTAAGACCCTGAACCTGGACTGGGCGGGATGGGCCGGCCTCGTCGACGTCGTTGCCATACTCATCAACCATGCGGCGGACGCGACCGTAAGTGTCGCCGACCACGATGGAATCACCCACGCGCAGCGTACCGCGCTGGACGATAACGGTTGCCACTGGGCCACGGCCACGGTCGAGGTGAGCTTCGATAGCAACACCTTGAGCATCCATGTCTGGGTTTGCGCGCAGATCCAAGGAAGCATCTGCGGTCAGAAGCACCGCTTCCAGCAGACCGTCGATGTTGATGTTCTGCTTTGCGGAGATATCCACGAACATGGTGTCGCCACCGTATTCTTCCGGAACGAGACCGTACTCGGTGAGCTGGCCACGAATCTTCTCTGGTGAAGCACCTGGCTTATCGATCTTGTTCACAGCAACCACGATTGGCACATCGGCTGCCTTTGCGTGGTTGATTGCTTCGATGGTCTGTGGCATCACGCCGTCGTCAGCTGCAACAACCAGCACAGCGATGTCGGTGGACTTAGCGCCACGGGCACGCATGGCCGTGAAGGCTTCGTGGCCTGGGGTATCCAGGAAGGTGATCTTGCGGGAATCATCCGCAACATTGACCTTGACCTGGTATGCACCAATACCCTGGGTAATACCGCCAGCTTCGCCGGAACCAACATTTGCCTTACGGATGGTGTCCAGCAGGCGGGTCTTACCGTGGTCGACGTGACCCATGACGGTGACCACTGGTGGGCGGGAAGCCAGATCGGCTTCGGTGCCCGCGTCTTCACCGAACTGCAAGTCGAAGGACTGCAGCAGCTCGCGGTCTTCGTCTTCTGGGGAAACAACCTCAACGACGTAGTTCATTTCGTCGCCAAGCAGCATCAAGGTTTCTTCGGAAACGGATGCGGTTGCGGTGACCATTTCGCCCAGGTTGAACAGTGCCTGCACCAATGCCGATGCTTCTGCACCAATCTTCTCTGCGAAGTCGGACAGGGATGCGCCACGGGCCAGGCGAACAGTTTCGCCACGGCCGTCTGGCAAGCGTACGCCACCAATAACATTTGGTGCCTGCATTGCTTCGTACTCGTTGCGCTTCTGACGCTTCGACTTACGACCCTTGCGTGGTGCGCCACCTGGGCGTCCGAATGCACCAGCGGTACCGCCGCGACGACCGCCGCGACCTGCGCCGCCACCGCCACCGGCGCCACCGCGGTTGAAGCCGCCGCCTTGGCCTTCACCGGATCCACCGCGTCCACCACGGCCACCGGCTGCACCTGCACGCGAAGGCATTGCGCCTGGCGATGGGTGGTTAGGCATCATTGCTGGCGATGGACGACGTCCACCACCTTGACGCTCCTGACCACCTTGACCGCCCTGGCCGCCACCCTGTGGGCGTGGGGAACGATCGGAACGGTCTTGACGTGGTCCCCCCTGACCGCCGCGTGGTGGGCGTGGCGAACGCTCGCCGCCACCTTGTCCACCCTGGCCTTGACCTGGGCGACCACCGGAGCGGCCACCTGGGCGTGGCCCTGGGCGCTCGGAGCTGGAAGAACCGGTGGAGAATGGGTTGTTTGCTACGCGTGGTGCACGAGCACCTGGCTTCGGGCCGGGCTTTGCTTGTGGGCGTGGCATTGCACCTGGGGTTGGTGCTGCCTTTGCTGGGCTTTGTGCGGCAGGCTGGGTGAAGGTTGGCTCTGCGGCCTTGGTCACGCCTGGCTTTGCACCTGGGGTGCCTGGTTTTGCAGCGGCTGGCTTTGGCGCAGCTGGCTTGGCTTCTGGGGCCTTTGGCGCGGCTGGCTTAGGAGCTGCTGGTTTTGCCGCTGCTGGCTTTGGCGCAGCTGGTTTCGCTGCTGGCTTTGGCGCACCGGGCTTGGGTGCAGCCTTTGCTTCTGGGGCAGCTTTGGGTGCGGCTGGTGCTTGTGCTTCAGCCTTGGGGGTTGCTTTACCAGCGTCGCCTTCAGCGGTGATGCCGAGGGACGCGTAGTGCTCCTTCATCTTCTTCACGACTGGTGGTTCGATGGTGGAAGATGCGGTTTTAACGAACTCGCCTTTGTCTTTCAGGGTGGCGAGTAGTTCCTTGCTTGTTACACCGAGCTGTTTTGCCAACTCATGTACACGTAGCTTTCCGGGCACTTTTCTCCTTGTGTTGCGGTAGAAAAGCATCGTTGTTCTTTAACGCCCACAGTACTGTGTAGTTCGAAGCGGCTTTGTGCTGCGCCGGTGCGTGCGAGGGTTAAAGTCAGATGCAGGTTTCTACCTTGTTTGCTATGACGTTCATCGCTGATGCTTCATCGTGTGCTCATCAGTGTTCGGTCTCTTTCTTCATTCTTTGTCAGGTCCTGCAGTGTTGCGAGGTACTTCCGTACTGGACCGGTATCTACTGCTGCAGATACCCGAAGCGCTCTGCTGAAGGCTTTGCGCTTTTCTGCTTGTTCCACAGCTTCGAGGCTGGGGGTGATCCAGCATCCACGCCCGGGGAGGCGTCGATGGGGGTCTGGGATTAGTTTGGTGGGTGTTCCCTCCCCGGCGACGATGCGGAGCAACTGTTTGTCGCTTCGTTGTTGCCGGGTTGCGATGCAGGTGCGGATTCGGATGTCGTGGGTGGCTGTTCTTTCGCTTTTCGACGTCGAATGAACCGCTGACTTCACGAAAATCTTGAACTCCTGACGTTGCATTGCTTGACCAAAACTGGTGTCCATTGTTAAGGATCACTTTTGACCTTAGTGAATCTCACACTCCCCAATTCACGACTTCACTATGCACACGCTTTACCGCAGCAGTGTGTGCTGGGGCGTACCTATTGTTGGGCTCAGGTAGCGGTGTAGCTGAAGTTTGAATGCGTACTGGGAAAAAGATTCACACCCTGCGGTGCTCGCAAAAGACTAAGGCCTTTTCTGATAGTAGTCGAAGAATGGGGAAAAGTTAAGTTCGCTACCATTTCGGCCCCACGCATTGAGTCAACGCACTCTTCCACACCCCACACACGTATCGGCCCCACCTCGTTGCTGCATTCTCACACGACCTTACCCCTGCCCCAGAGCACGTGCGCACTTTTCTTCGACGCCCAGTGCACACCATCTTCAGCATCCAAACTGAATTACGCGCGAACCATCGTCAGTACCCATTCTTTAGCACCCATCCACCCTCTGATCTTTCCCTTGAATTTCCCGCTCCGTTTCCCTTCCTTTCACTCTTTTTCCTCCTTCTTTTCCTTTCACTCTTTTCTCCTCCTTCTTTTCCTTTCACTCTCTTTATTTCTTCCATTGGGCACGGACGTTGGACTATCGCTCAAGCGCATGGCGTTGCGCGTATCTATTTTTCGGTGCGCATTGGTGGCACAGTTCTCGGTCAAGGAATGGGAGCCTTAGGATATATAAGAGAAATATTAATTCGACATAGAGCAAGTGCTACCTACAAAACCGCAGGTCAATTTTTGCCCGGTTGGCTGAAAGTCGAATCAGTATTTTTGAATCAATCCCCACGTATTCATAGGTATGCTTTTGGTCGCGGTGTGCAGGGCTTTTCTTTAGCTCTTCATAGCGAGCCCACTTCAGCACCTTGTCGGCTCCTGAGCCTTCTTTTCACAATGCAGTCTCCTGTTGAGAAAACCGAAATTTTCTTTTCCCTCTTGTCTGCCCTTGAGCGCAATGAATCAGCACCTTCGAATCAGCACCTTCGGTCAAGCGATCCTCGCTATGATTACAATTCCGCACCCGTGATGCAAGGCAGTAGCTTCGTGATGCAAGGGAGAATCTCTAGTGCCAGCTCCTCGTCAATCAGCACTGACTAGCTGTATCTCATTGCCCTACTAAGCGTTTATCGATAAGCTGCCCGACTGTTCATACACAAAACTCCCTCACCTACACGATCATCAATCATGTAGGTAAGGGAGTACGCAGCTTCAACGTTTTTAATTCTGGGCTACGCCTTCGCAGGTTTCCAGCAGGAGGCAAGAAACCTCAAGGAAACTCACTGCATTAAGAAGCTCTCTGCTTTAGGAAGCGTCCGAGCGGATATCGATCTTCCAACCAGTCAAACGTGCTGCAAGACGAGCGTTCTGGCCTTCCTTACCAATAGCCAAAGACAGCTGGTAGTCCGGCACGGTCACCCGAGCGGTCTGCGCCTCAAGATCAGTGACCTCAACGTTAACAACCTTCGATGGGGCCAACGCGTTACCCACATAGGTGGCTGGATCTTCAGAAAAATCGATGATGTCAATCTTCTCACCACCGAGTTCCTTCATAATATTGCTCACGCGCTGACCACGAGGACCAATACAAGCACCCTTCGCGTTCAAGCCCTTCACAGTTGCCTTCACCGCAACCTTGGAGCGGTGTCCAGCCTCACGGGCAATAGACACAATCTGCACACTGCCGTCAGCAACCTCAGGAACTTCCAGCTCAAACAGGCGGCGAACCAGCTCAGGGTGAGTACGCGACAAGTTGATATTCAAGGAACGCTGATTATGCGCCACGCCCACAACGTAGCTCTTGACACGATCACCGTGCTTAAGCTTCTCACCTGGGATCTGCTCCGCAGGCAACAAGATACCGTCCTGGCCATCAGCCTCAGTACCCAAATGAACCACGATAATGCCACGCTCATTAGCCATCGCATCAGCCTGAACAATACCGCTGACAACACGGCCCTCATACTCAGAATATGCATCATACGCTTGGCGGGTTTCTGCCTCACGCAAACGACGCACAATCGCATCACGCACAGCAGCAGCACCAATGCGGTCAAAGTTCATTGGGGTATCGTCGTACTCAGACTCCACCTCACCGTTCTCATCCAGATCAGAAACGATCACGGCGACGGAACCGGTGTGAACATCGATATCGACCCTAGTCTTCTGAGTGGAATCCGCCGGAACAGCCTTGTATTCGCGGTAGGCGAACATCAAAGCATTCGCAATGGTTTCCACCAACTCGCGAACGGGAATTCCCTTCTCAGCTTCAATGGCCCTAAGAGCATGTACATCGATATTCACTTGTGGAATATTCCTTCCTAAAAGGTGGGTTAAGCACTATCAAACACCAAACACACACGTGCTGATGAAACCGCAAAATCTACAACGCACAGCCTACTTGAGTTTGCCTAAACGTCAAGAGCCGCATCGAAATCAAGCGCAGCCAACTCCAATTCGTCAGCCGCAGGTTTTGCGAACTCAATTTCTACCACTGCCTGAGGGTAATCCGCCAATCGGATCGCCCGCGCACGAGCAGTTTTGCCCTCACGTGCGATAGCAATCACAGAAGTTTCATCCTCACTCAACGCACCAATGCGCACAACTTCCTTGGCACCATCTACCGCCAACACCACCAAACGACCCCGATTCCGGCGCCAATGGCGCGGCAAAGTCAAAGGCGCATCCACACCAGGGGTGCCCACCTCCAACGTATAGCCGGGACCAAACTGGAGATTTCCGGCTTCTTCCTCGGCGTCGAAAAGCGAAGAAATCTCATTTGTGATCACCTCAAGCTGATCGGAAGTAGGACGCTGATC contains these protein-coding regions:
- the infB gene encoding translation initiation factor IF-2 — encoded protein: MPGKLRVHELAKQLGVTSKELLATLKDKGEFVKTASSTIEPPVVKKMKEHYASLGITAEGDAGKATPKAEAQAPAAPKAAPEAKAAPKPGAPKPAAKPAAPKPAAAKPAAPKPAAPKAPEAKPAAPKPAAAKPGTPGAKPGVTKAAEPTFTQPAAQSPAKAAPTPGAMPRPQAKPGPKPGARAPRVANNPFSTGSSSSERPGPRPGGRSGGRPGQGQGGQGGGERSPRPPRGGQGGPRQDRSDRSPRPQGGGQGGQGGQERQGGGRRPSPAMMPNHPSPGAMPSRAGAAGGRGGRGGSGEGQGGGFNRGGAGGGGGAGRGGRRGGTAGAFGRPGGAPRKGRKSKRQKRNEYEAMQAPNVIGGVRLPDGRGETVRLARGASLSDFAEKIGAEASALVQALFNLGEMVTATASVSEETLMLLGDEMNYVVEVVSPEDEDRELLQSFDLQFGEDAGTEADLASRPPVVTVMGHVDHGKTRLLDTIRKANVGSGEAGGITQGIGAYQVKVNVADDSRKITFLDTPGHEAFTAMRARGAKSTDIAVLVVAADDGVMPQTIEAINHAKAADVPIVVAVNKIDKPGASPEKIRGQLTEYGLVPEEYGGDTMFVDISAKQNINIDGLLEAVLLTADASLDLRANPDMDAQGVAIEAHLDRGRGPVATVIVQRGTLRVGDSIVVGDTYGRVRRMVDEYGNDVDEAGPSRPVQVQGLNGVPGAGDNLLVVEDDRVARQIANQRNARKRNALAAKTRKRVSLEDLDAVLKEHSTLNLILKGDNAGSVEALEEALLKIEVDDEVQLNIIDRGVGAVTQTNVSLAAASNAVIIAFNVRAEGKATEEANSEGVDIRYYTIIYRALEEIEAALRGMLKPVYEEREVGRAEIRALFKASAIGLIAGCKVEEGKVRRGASIRLVRDGNVVASDATINSLRREKDDATEVTAGYECGMVLSYPDIQVGDIIEVFEQVEVPRT
- a CDS encoding YlxR family protein, yielding MFVKSAVHSTSKSERTATHDIRIRTCIATRQQRSDKQLLRIVAGEGTPTKLIPDPHRRLPGRGCWITPSLEAVEQAEKRKAFSRALRVSAAVDTGPVRKYLATLQDLTKNEERDRTLMSTR
- the nusA gene encoding transcription termination factor NusA, with protein sequence MNIDVHALRAIEAEKGIPVRELVETIANALMFAYREYKAVPADSTQKTRVDIDVHTGSVAVIVSDLDENGEVESEYDDTPMNFDRIGAAAVRDAIVRRLREAETRQAYDAYSEYEGRVVSGIVQADAMANERGIIVVHLGTEADGQDGILLPAEQIPGEKLKHGDRVKSYVVGVAHNQRSLNINLSRTHPELVRRLFELEVPEVADGSVQIVSIAREAGHRSKVAVKATVKGLNAKGACIGPRGQRVSNIMKELGGEKIDIIDFSEDPATYVGNALAPSKVVNVEVTDLEAQTARVTVPDYQLSLAIGKEGQNARLAARLTGWKIDIRSDAS
- the rimP gene encoding ribosome maturation factor RimP; translation: MAFPSVETLTDLVRPLAAGFGMDVEGVKISRAGKKSVVAIALDSDQRPTSDQLEVITNEISSLFDAEEEAGNLQFGPGYTLEVGTPGVDAPLTLPRHWRRNRGRLVVLAVDGAKEVVRIGALSEDETSVIAIAREGKTARARAIRLADYPQAVVEIEFAKPAADELELAALDFDAALDV